The Gemmatimonadaceae bacterium genome has a window encoding:
- the mutM gene encoding bifunctional DNA-formamidopyrimidine glycosylase/DNA-(apurinic or apyrimidinic site) lyase, which translates to MPELPEVERAMRRLRAAIEGKTIAAVRTLHFALTRQLPDAMAQRLKAKRISRVERRGKHQLIHLDDGSVLHAHFRMNGDWMISRADGAPDRFTRAIIDLTDGTRVELNDRRALSALSLHASADDSLPSLGMEANDASLDAEYLSKALSSRRGPIKPALMDQKVIAGLGNIYAAEALWRARINPRAVASSVSKARLTRLVGAVRDVLGSKNRPPGRYTDKTNRHRFAVYDREGEPCVVCETSIRRIIQAGRSTYFCPKCQRS; encoded by the coding sequence ATGCCAGAGCTGCCTGAAGTAGAAAGAGCGATGCGCCGCCTTCGCGCTGCGATAGAAGGCAAGACAATCGCCGCGGTGCGGACACTGCATTTCGCGCTGACGCGCCAGCTTCCCGACGCGATGGCGCAGCGCCTGAAAGCGAAACGAATCTCTCGCGTCGAGCGAAGGGGCAAGCACCAGCTCATTCACCTCGACGATGGCTCGGTGCTGCACGCGCATTTCCGGATGAACGGCGACTGGATGATCAGCCGCGCTGACGGAGCTCCCGACCGGTTCACGCGCGCCATTATCGATCTGACCGACGGCACGCGAGTAGAGCTGAACGACCGGCGCGCTCTCTCGGCACTCAGCCTTCACGCGTCAGCCGACGATTCGCTGCCTTCTCTCGGGATGGAAGCGAACGACGCTTCTCTCGACGCCGAATATTTATCGAAGGCGTTGAGCTCGAGACGCGGGCCAATCAAGCCGGCACTGATGGACCAGAAGGTGATCGCGGGCCTCGGGAACATCTACGCCGCCGAGGCGCTCTGGCGGGCGCGGATCAATCCTCGCGCGGTTGCCAGCTCTGTCTCGAAGGCTCGCCTCACACGACTTGTGGGCGCAGTCCGCGACGTCCTCGGCTCAAAAAATCGCCCGCCCGGCCGCTACACGGATAAGACCAATCGCCACCGTTTTGCAGTGTACGACCGCGAGGGTGAGCCTTGCGTTGTCTGTGAAACGTCGATCCGACGAATCATCCAGGCTGGGCGATCGACGTACTTCTGTCCGAAGTGCCAGCGTAGCTGA
- a CDS encoding ATP-grasp domain-containing protein — protein MKVALLHTQDALEPPIDPVLDQIDEALRSSGHETRRIVVDDSVEPVIAALKSDPPDLVFNIAESFGGKSALESNVAALLNLLKLRYTGSSPAGLIVAGDKTLTKKVLSFHGILTARFATVFRGNVDWAGDINFPLIVKPPQEDASLGITQKSIVNDVKELLEAISSLQTEYQSPVLAEEFIDGREFYVGVLGNSSVEALPIIELDFSKFPADLPKIASWAAKWGDDGDGKGAEFAGTESIFPTNLPDELAERMKKVAIDAFQALRLRDYARVDLRVTESGKIYVIEVNPNCYLETKSEFATAAQKHGIEYPALINRIVELASARYSR, from the coding sequence ATGAAGGTCGCTCTTCTTCACACGCAGGACGCGCTCGAGCCGCCGATTGATCCGGTGCTTGACCAGATCGACGAAGCTCTTCGCTCTAGCGGACATGAGACGAGGCGCATTGTCGTAGACGATTCGGTCGAGCCCGTGATCGCGGCACTCAAATCCGATCCGCCCGATCTCGTTTTCAACATCGCTGAATCGTTCGGTGGCAAGAGCGCGCTCGAGTCGAATGTCGCGGCGCTGCTCAATCTTCTGAAGCTCCGGTACACGGGGTCCAGTCCCGCCGGTCTGATAGTCGCCGGCGACAAGACGCTGACAAAGAAGGTGTTGTCGTTCCATGGGATTCTCACGGCGCGCTTTGCCACGGTCTTTCGCGGCAACGTAGACTGGGCAGGTGACATCAACTTTCCGTTGATCGTGAAGCCACCGCAGGAAGATGCGTCGCTCGGGATAACACAGAAGTCCATCGTCAACGATGTGAAGGAGCTGCTGGAGGCGATCAGCTCGCTTCAGACTGAGTACCAGTCACCGGTTCTCGCGGAGGAGTTCATAGATGGCCGGGAATTCTACGTCGGCGTCCTCGGCAACAGTAGCGTGGAGGCGTTGCCCATCATCGAGCTTGATTTCTCGAAATTCCCCGCCGACCTGCCGAAGATCGCCAGCTGGGCGGCCAAGTGGGGTGACGACGGCGACGGAAAGGGCGCCGAGTTCGCCGGGACGGAATCGATTTTCCCCACGAACCTTCCCGACGAGCTTGCCGAGAGGATGAAGAAGGTTGCGATCGATGCGTTCCAGGCACTGCGGCTTCGGGATTATGCCCGAGTCGATCTCCGCGTGACGGAGTCGGGAAAGATCTACGTGATCGAGGTGAATCCGAACTGCTATCTCGAGACGAAAAGTGAGTTTGCGACCGCGGCGCAGAAGCATGGCATCGAGTATCCTGCGCTGATCAACAGGATTGTGGAGCTGGCGAGCGCGCGTTACTCGCGCTGA